CGCTGCCAGCACATTGGCGCCGGCCGAAATACCGGCAAGAATGCCGTCCTCTTTTGCCATTTTCCTGGTCATTGCCGCGGCGTCCTCGGAATTAATTCGAACGATTTCATCATAAATTTTAACATTCAGTACGTCGGGAATAAACCCTGCACCGATTCCCTGAATCTTATGAGGACCGGAGGCCTCTCCCGAGAGTACGGCAGACTCATCGGGTTCCACGGCAACGACCCTGATCGACGGATTCCGTTTTTTCAGAAGTTCACCGCATCCGGTTATGGTTCCACCCGTTCCGATCGCGGCAACAAATATGTCAAGCTTGCCGTCGGTATCACGCCAGATTTCTTCGGCGGTGGTCAATCTATGAATGGCCGGATTTGACGGATTTTTGAACTGCTGGGGCATAAAACTGCCGGGATTCTCTTTCTGAATTTCTTCGGCTTTGACCACTGCGCCATTCATCCCCTTCTCTCCGGGAGTCAAAATCAGCTCCGCACCGAGGGCTTTTAAGAGTCGGCGCCGCTCGATACTCATGGTCTCGGGCATGGTTAAAACCAGGCGGTAGCCCCGTGACGCGGCAACAAAGGCCAGGCCGATCCCCGTGTTCCCGCTGGTGGGCTCAACAATCATTCCATTCTTTTTCAGAAGCCCCGATTTTTCAGCGGCATTGATCATCGCCACCGCAATTCTGTCCTTTACACTCGAAAGCGGATTGGCGCTCTCAAGCTTTCCGACTATCGTAGCGCGCGATTCTTCAGACGCCGAACGTATTTTCAGTAACGGCGTGTCCCCCACCAGATCGGTAATGCTTTCTGCAATTTTCATACAATACTCCTTTCCGCAAAATAAATAACAACCCATTTTTTCTCACTCTTCCACTCTTCCACTACTCCACTACTCCACTACTCCATTACTCCACTTCCCCCTAAATACAATAACCACTTTTACCGGCCGATTCGGACCCGTCAAGCAAATCCTGCAGTGTTGTTTCTTCTAAAACCGCCCTTCGAGCTTCATACAATTTTTTCCAGACTTTCCTCGATGGACAGTGTTGAACCTCACTGCAGAGTGAGGGATTGTCCAGACAGTCTACCGGCGCCAGAGAACCTTCAAGAGCTCCGACTATTTCCATAAGCGTTATCATCGATGGTGGCCGGTTGATAATATACCCCCCCCGAGCGCCCCGTACCGTCTCAATTATTCCGTTATTCTTCAGCATAATAAGAATATTTTCCAGATAGGCATCGGAAATATTCTGTTTTGCCACAATGTTTTTGCGTTTTGTGGGCACTTTTTCGTAATTTTTGGCAATTTCCAGTATTGCCCGCACCCCATATCTCGACTTTGTGGATAGTTTCATAAGATATACCCTGAAATTAAAGTTTACTTTATTTATAAACAATATAGTGTAGTGCGGTTTCAATGTCAACAATGGTGTACAACAATGGAAAGTTTAAGCGGCAAAGATCTGTCTGAGGGTTTTTGTTAAGGGTTTTCGGCTATTTATATTAGATCCAATACCCGAACCATTCACTTAAGCGAAAGGTTTTACTTATGAAATACATCTATCTCGGCAAAACAGGACTGATCGTTTCGAGAATCTGCCTGGGAACCATGACATTCGGGCAGAAAGACTGGGGATGCAATAAGAAAACCGCCTTCGAGATTATCGATACATTTCTGGATGGGGGCGGTAATTTTATTGACACGGCAGATTTATACGCTGGCGGTGTTTCGGAAGAGATTGTGGGCGAAGCACTCAAAGATAAGAAACGGGATGATATTGTTCTGGCGACCAAGGGATTTTTCCGCACTGCAGATACACCCAATGCAAAGGGGCTTTCGAGGAAACATCTCATTGAAGCATGCGAGGCAAGTTTACGGCGGCTCAATACCGATTTTATCGATCTGTACCAGATCCATGGCCCCGATCCTTTTACTCCTCTTGAAGAAACCATGCTTGCCCTCGAACATCTTGTCGCATCGGGCAAAGTAAGATATATCGGCTGCAGCAATCTCTACGCCTGGCAGATTGTCAAGGCCACCGGTATCGCGCGCAGTCGGGGATACGAACAGTTCCGCTGTGCGCAGCATCTTTACAACTTGATCATCCGTGATGTAGAGCGGGAAATCCTTCCGGCCTCACACGATCAGGGCATGGGATTTATCTGCTGGAGCCCCCTGGCAAGCGGCATGCTGACGGGGAAATACAAAAAGGAATCCCGTCCAAAGAAGGGTACCCGGGTATGGCGCCGTGCAGCCGCCGACATGCCCCGGTACTGGCATGATAGAGGATTTCATATCATCGATGAAACAATTGAAGTTGCAAAAAAGACCGGCAAGACGCCGGCACAAATCGCCCTCGCCTGGTTGCTCCATGACACACGGGTATCCTCGGTGATCGTAGGCGGAAGAAAACCCGGGCAGATAAAAGAAAACTGCCGCGCCGGAACCTGGGATATGCCGCGGAAATACCATACCCGGCTCTCAGAAGCCACTCAATTCGATTTGGGCTATCCCCATAGTTGGATCAGCCAATTCGGGAGCAAAGATTTTCAGGACCCGAACATCATTGTTCCTTAAAGCAGAACATTACAACAGGGAACGAATGGGCGCGGAAAACACAGTCTTGCCCCCCCTCACTCCCGGGGGGTATTCCCCTTTTCCACAAATTCGGTTTCGACCCGGTTTTCATACACCTTTACCCACAACCAGCCTTCTTCACTGGAACCATCGTGATTACCGGTTGCCAGGGAGAGGCAGGTGTTACAATAGTAATCGGCGCCGTTGCGGAACCCGTGCCATCGCGCGTGATAATGACCGGAAAAAAAGGCCATCACCTGTTTCGTATCAAGAATATCAAAAATGGGCGATGTATTACTTACCGGGAACCGGGGAACATCCGGATGAAGACTGAAATGGGAAAACACGATAAGCCGATCATCGGGTTTGATCCGGGGCGCGACCCGCGAAAGCCATGTAATAGTCGCATCAGGAACACGTACCGTAGCATTTGTCTCGTTGGTTAAATCGAGCACAATCATCATAATGCCCTTGTTATGAAACAGGTAATTGGGCCGCCAGGCGGGAAAAACACGTTGAAAGGGTGATGAAGAGATATCTGTTCCTTCAACACAATCGTGATTTCCGGCCACCACGTACCACGGTTTCCCTATGTGCCGAAGCTGCTCTTTTACCAGAAGCAACTCTTCCCGTGAACCATAATTGACAAGATCTCCGCACAGGACCACAAAATCAAAATCCAACGACAGTTTCTTCCAGTTGCTTACCGATTCCCCGAAATATGCTGCCTGATCCGGAGTGGAAATATGGAGATCATTGCAGAAAATGAATGAAAACAGCGGTTTTTCTCTCTTTTTCATAAAAAATGAGGGGAAAGAACATGATTCCAAGGCAAACGCTCCTGCGCCTGCTAAAAAGTCTTTTAAAAATAATCGGCGATTTTCCATTACAATAACTAATATAAATGAATATTCGTTTTGTAGCTTTTTTATGAGCAACATTAATTTTATACTATATTAGCAACGGCCCTGAATTATTATGCAATCACGAGTTACAAAAGTTGATTATATCCTCTGGACAGTGATTACCGTCTACATCGGGGTCATTTACGCAACCCTTTCGATTGTTTCAGAGGTACGGAAATTTCTGGCCGAGCGGTACGGCCCCGATATCTTCGATAATATCGCCTGGGTATTTGCAGCAGCGGGTGTTGGCCTCTTTTTTTATGTCCTGATTGCGTTCCGCGGCCGTCGAAGGCTCATAACATTTGCGGCACTTATCATTATCGGAATTGTTTATGTCTGGTACCTTTCGACCCTCCATTATGCCGTCGAGAAAATCCATTTTATTCAATATGGACTCCTGGGCATTCTTTTTGCGCACGCAATAACCCGTCACGTGCACAACTGGGTCGGGATATTCATGGCGGTTGCTGCCGTATACTGGGCCGGTCTTGGCGATGAAGCTATACAGTGGGCACTTCCGGGCAGGGTCGGTGAAATCCGGGACAGTATTACCAACCTCTTTTCGGGATTACTTGGAAGTGCGGTGTATTTTTCACTGGTGAAGAATAAGCGAATCCGGCTGTTCATTCCTCCGGCTCATGCACGGTTCATGATTGTCACTCTTGGACTCACCACGGTTTTCACCACCCTTTTCCTTGTAACGGTCCACGGTTTCGGCGCCATAATCGAACGGGGCGATCCCGGACGCATCTATTCATCTTTTTCCGAAAACCGGCTTGCCGAAATCAATGGGTATGTCCCTGTCTCCGGACGGGAGATGCGGGTGTATACCAACGAAGCGCTCCGACATTTACATCAACGGGAATTTTATTTTTACAATGAATTTATGGCACGTAATGGATCATACTATTTGATGTATGACCGGAGTTTTTTTGAAAACCGGGTGCTGGAGACCTGGTATGGACGGTTTTTGCTGGAACATTCGGAATCCCGATGCTCGCGCCTGCTAAAGACAATCGACAAAGAAACGGCGTCCATGACCGAAAATCCGGTGCTCTGGCCCGACAGTGTACGGAACCGAATGAAACGTCTTGCAGGAGATACCTCTCGCATGCATACGAGCAGAGTCAAAAGCACGATAATTACCTCATACCATGCCCGGGATCTCTATTTTTTCTCGGCATTACTGCTGATAGTCTTCATAAGTTGCTTTTTCATGATTACAAAGAAGGAATCGATACCTGAATGAATAATTCGGAAATAAATCCTTCCCCGGAGCTTCTGGCGCGCCATGCTCCTTTGACGCCGGTTTACGGATGTTCATCGCTTGTTGCCCATATTGCACCGGATGTTTTCGGGTTATGGCTTTTTTGGGAAGAAGAGACCGGCGGTGAGCGCGAGATACCCTACTGGACCGTTGTATGGCCCGGCGCTGCAGTGCTTGCCCAATATATTCTCGACAACAGCACAACTCTCGTCAAAGAAAAACGGGTCCTGGACCTTGGATGCGGCGGGGCTCTTCCCGCAATCGCAGCTTTCCATGGAAATGCCAAAAAAATAGTCGCAAACGATATCGATCATGTTGCACTCCATATCGCCACTCTCAATGCACGTGCCAATAACGCTTCTCTTACACTCAACAGTGATAACCTGGTGGACCGGAAATACCCGGGGAACTTCGACCTGCTCTTAGCCGGCGATCTGTTTTATGAAAGAGGCACAGCCGAAAAGACCCTCTCCTTTCTGTGGAAAGCCAGAGAATCAGGCGCTCGTGTACTTATTGCCGACGGTGAGCGGAAATATGCCCCCCGAACCGGGGTGGTTCTGCTTCGAGAATGTATTATGCCCGTGAATAAAGAGCTGGAAGGGATTGACAAAAGAAAGGTCAGACTGCTTGAGCTGGAGTGAATGCCTGAAGGGGGAGTCGAAGGGCGAATGAAGGTTGAAGGTGCCATGGCTTTCAGAGCCATGGTCTGTTGATTTCGTTTTTAGCAACTATCTCTTATCCTTCTTCTCGGCCAAGCACCCATTCCAGTACTACATCGGCCTGTTTGGCGGCGGCGATAGCTACGCAGGGGGCGTAAGGATGTATATCACCGGCTACTTCGGAGGTGGTATCACCGATAAGATAGAACGTATCGCCCATTTTTTTTGTTTCGATCCGGTCACTGTTGCCGTATCCGGCAAGACCGCTTGCGCACACCAGCAGTTTGTCGCTGTTCTTGAATTTACGGGCGATCATCGCTTTACACTCGCTTTTATCGAAGGCTTCGATAATTATATCACAGGAAGAAAAGACCGAATCGAGATTCGTATCACTCAGGGATATCTGGAATGTTTTGACTGAAATCAGATCGTTGATCCGCCGCATGTTTTCCCTGAGCGCCGTTACTTTAGGCATCCCCACCTGGCCGGTGAAATATGCCTGACGGTTCAGATTGGAGTGTTCGATTTCATCGAAATCCACGAGCGTAAACTTCTCAAATCCGCACCGGACCAGAAACGTGGCGCAGTTGGAACCGAGTCCACCGGCGCCGGCAATGCCGATATGCATCGCTTTGATTTTTTTTATCTGGCCGGGACTGAAAAATTTCGAAACCACCGTATCAAAATCTGTACCTGCCATAGAATCCTTCTCCAAAAATACTTCTTACATGCCGGCACACTATCACATATCAACTATTTATGAGCAGTCTGGAATTCCAGTCGTAAGTCACCGGTTGAAATCCGGCCCTGAGCAAATCCCGTTTCATCTCTTCCAGCGACCGGCTGTCGGCTATTTCGAACTGGGTTGTTGAGGGGGCCTGTGAATGCCCGCCTACGGCAGTTGAAACACCGGCAGACATCCGGGTGACGCCGAGCGGCAGAATATTGTTCCGAAATTCCTTTGATTCCCTGGTGGAAATCGTAATGCCGACCGAAGGGAAAGCAATCCGGAACGCGGTAAGCAACTGGACAAACCGCTTATCGGAAACCGGATCGGGAAGCGCAAAATCCTGTACCAGCGGACGGATCCGCGGCAGCGACACCGAAACCTCGGTGGCTGGCCAGGTGTTCTGGATATGGCGCAGGTGGAGCGCCAGAGCAAATGCTTCTTTTCGGAAATCATGGAGCCCCAGAAGCGCGCCGATCGTGAGTGAATGGACATTTTGCCGGCATGCCCGGTCGGGAGCTTCAAGACGGAACCGGTAATTGTCCTTGGGTCCTCCCCGATGAAGCTCATGATAGATCGTTTCATCATAGACTTCCTGATAAATTGTCAACGAATCGACCCCTTCGGCAACGCACCGCCCATAGCCTTCCTCGGTAAGCGGATATATTTCGATCCCGATGGATGAGAAATAATCACGGCAGAGAGCAACAGCATCGGTGATATATTCCAGAGTCGCTTTTTTTGACGATTCACCGGTTAAAAGAAGAATATGGCGCATACCGGTGTCGCCGATCTTTTGCGCTTCCTCCCTGATTTCCCTTGGAGACAAATGACGCCGCTCGATATTATGAGTGCATGCAAAGGAGCAATACCTGCAGGTGTTTTCACAATAATTCGAAATATAAAGAGGGGTAAAAAGAAAAATTACATTACCGAATTGTTTCCGGGTGATCGTTGCCGCCCTTTGCGCCATGGGCTCCAGATACTCGAGCGCGGCATCGGAAAGCAGGGCCGGAAAATCGAGTTCGGTTACGTTATCCTTTGCCAGAATCGCTTCAATATGGTGAGGAGCGATCGAATCCAGATAGCTTTGGAGATTAAAGCTTTTAAATTCCTGCAGTTTCCGATAAAATTCCACTATACTTCACTTCTATTCATCTCTGAGAAAGCCGGTCATGGGTGATGAAGGCCTGGCGTTGTGTGATTGTGCTCCCGGGCCTGCGAGATAGGCATACCGTCCGGCCCTGATCGCCATTTTGAAGGCTTGGGCCATAGCAACAGGA
The window above is part of the Chitinivibrionales bacterium genome. Proteins encoded here:
- a CDS encoding aldo/keto reductase, producing the protein MKYIYLGKTGLIVSRICLGTMTFGQKDWGCNKKTAFEIIDTFLDGGGNFIDTADLYAGGVSEEIVGEALKDKKRDDIVLATKGFFRTADTPNAKGLSRKHLIEACEASLRRLNTDFIDLYQIHGPDPFTPLEETMLALEHLVASGKVRYIGCSNLYAWQIVKATGIARSRGYEQFRCAQHLYNLIIRDVEREILPASHDQGMGFICWSPLASGMLTGKYKKESRPKKGTRVWRRAAADMPRYWHDRGFHIIDETIEVAKKTGKTPAQIALAWLLHDTRVSSVIVGGRKPGQIKENCRAGTWDMPRKYHTRLSEATQFDLGYPHSWISQFGSKDFQDPNIIVP
- a CDS encoding Rrf2 family transcriptional regulator gives rise to the protein MKLSTKSRYGVRAILEIAKNYEKVPTKRKNIVAKQNISDAYLENILIMLKNNGIIETVRGARGGYIINRPPSMITLMEIVGALEGSLAPVDCLDNPSLCSEVQHCPSRKVWKKLYEARRAVLEETTLQDLLDGSESAGKSGYCI
- a CDS encoding methyltransferase, which gives rise to MNNSEINPSPELLARHAPLTPVYGCSSLVAHIAPDVFGLWLFWEEETGGEREIPYWTVVWPGAAVLAQYILDNSTTLVKEKRVLDLGCGGALPAIAAFHGNAKKIVANDIDHVALHIATLNARANNASLTLNSDNLVDRKYPGNFDLLLAGDLFYERGTAEKTLSFLWKARESGARVLIADGERKYAPRTGVVLLRECIMPVNKELEGIDKRKVRLLELE
- the thiH gene encoding 2-iminoacetate synthase ThiH, coding for MEFYRKLQEFKSFNLQSYLDSIAPHHIEAILAKDNVTELDFPALLSDAALEYLEPMAQRAATITRKQFGNVIFLFTPLYISNYCENTCRYCSFACTHNIERRHLSPREIREEAQKIGDTGMRHILLLTGESSKKATLEYITDAVALCRDYFSSIGIEIYPLTEEGYGRCVAEGVDSLTIYQEVYDETIYHELHRGGPKDNYRFRLEAPDRACRQNVHSLTIGALLGLHDFRKEAFALALHLRHIQNTWPATEVSVSLPRIRPLVQDFALPDPVSDKRFVQLLTAFRIAFPSVGITISTRESKEFRNNILPLGVTRMSAGVSTAVGGHSQAPSTTQFEIADSRSLEEMKRDLLRAGFQPVTYDWNSRLLINS
- the thiF gene encoding sulfur carrier protein ThiS adenylyltransferase ThiF; the encoded protein is MAGTDFDTVVSKFFSPGQIKKIKAMHIGIAGAGGLGSNCATFLVRCGFEKFTLVDFDEIEHSNLNRQAYFTGQVGMPKVTALRENMRRINDLISVKTFQISLSDTNLDSVFSSCDIIIEAFDKSECKAMIARKFKNSDKLLVCASGLAGYGNSDRIETKKMGDTFYLIGDTTSEVAGDIHPYAPCVAIAAAKQADVVLEWVLGREEG
- the cysK gene encoding cysteine synthase A gives rise to the protein MKIAESITDLVGDTPLLKIRSASEESRATIVGKLESANPLSSVKDRIAVAMINAAEKSGLLKKNGMIVEPTSGNTGIGLAFVAASRGYRLVLTMPETMSIERRRLLKALGAELILTPGEKGMNGAVVKAEEIQKENPGSFMPQQFKNPSNPAIHRLTTAEEIWRDTDGKLDIFVAAIGTGGTITGCGELLKKRNPSIRVVAVEPDESAVLSGEASGPHKIQGIGAGFIPDVLNVKIYDEIVRINSEDAAAMTRKMAKEDGILAGISAGANVLAAVRVGSRPENKGKMIVTIICDTGERYLSTWIYGDSNNRNSQTCS